In Desulfosediminicola ganghwensis, a single window of DNA contains:
- a CDS encoding DUF2284 domain-containing protein codes for MSSHTPKEAGAISELIAYAESIGVTRAARISPQSVLVESRLAAYCREPKCPYFGQSMSCPPHVSGPAGFKKLLAQSRHAIVLRIELDGDSLHGNDRPESMRLLHSLTAAVELEAKRKGFDNAQGFAGGSCKRSFCDDYDSCAVLSGEATCRFPDQARPSMSGYGVNVGELMKEAGWSNNLFAEEQQDKEKQMAWIAGLVLLF; via the coding sequence ATGAGTAGCCATACCCCGAAGGAAGCTGGTGCAATCTCCGAATTAATTGCTTACGCAGAAAGCATTGGTGTCACCCGTGCCGCACGAATCTCTCCTCAGTCTGTTCTGGTCGAATCTCGATTAGCCGCATACTGCAGAGAACCCAAGTGTCCGTATTTTGGCCAATCCATGAGTTGCCCACCCCATGTCTCCGGGCCCGCAGGTTTCAAGAAACTGCTTGCCCAAAGTCGCCATGCTATAGTTTTGCGTATAGAGCTGGATGGAGACTCACTACACGGAAACGATCGACCGGAATCCATGCGACTCCTGCACTCATTAACTGCTGCAGTGGAACTTGAAGCGAAACGAAAGGGCTTTGACAATGCTCAGGGATTTGCCGGTGGTTCCTGCAAAAGAAGCTTCTGCGATGATTATGACAGTTGTGCGGTACTCTCCGGGGAAGCTACATGCCGTTTCCCCGACCAGGCACGGCCGTCCATGTCCGGGTATGGTGTAAATGTAGGCGAACTTATGAAAGAAGCAGGCTGGTCAAACAACCTTTTCGCTGAAGAACAGCAGGATAAGGAAAAACAGATGGCATGGATTGCCGGCCTGGTGCTCCTATTCTGA
- a CDS encoding LysR family transcriptional regulator ArgP: MLDYKLLEAFAMVILEGGFEKAARKLCLTQSAVSQRVRQLEDLYGTILLKRTTPPQSTDSGLQLLIHYKKVKQLERDLDQQNSGDENTFHSLSIGVNADTLETWFFSSVQRLLHQYNIVLDLQVDDQDMTHELLKDGKVWGCISTRPTPQQGCTAEFLGAVRYGIYAAPIFKEKWFSSGINLDVFQNAPLVRFNRKDELSRKILTEIFGELPKSIADHSGLTRPPVFFVPSTEIYALFVTDGLCWGVLPEQQSKPLESSGKIVNLSPENYVDVNLFWHSWTLKSETMQCYSKHFITQAREVLHN, from the coding sequence ATGCTCGATTACAAGCTACTAGAAGCATTTGCCATGGTCATTTTGGAAGGCGGGTTTGAAAAAGCTGCTCGAAAGCTTTGTTTAACGCAATCGGCTGTTTCTCAACGGGTTCGACAACTCGAAGACCTTTATGGGACGATACTGCTGAAACGGACAACCCCGCCACAGTCCACCGACTCAGGTCTTCAGCTCTTAATTCACTATAAAAAAGTAAAACAGCTGGAACGTGATCTTGATCAGCAAAATTCCGGTGATGAGAACACATTCCACTCCCTTTCCATAGGGGTGAACGCAGACACCCTGGAAACATGGTTCTTTTCTTCAGTCCAGAGACTGCTTCATCAGTACAATATTGTGCTTGATCTGCAGGTTGACGATCAGGATATGACCCATGAACTTTTAAAAGATGGCAAGGTTTGGGGTTGTATCAGCACCCGCCCGACACCTCAACAAGGTTGCACCGCCGAATTTCTCGGTGCAGTTCGTTATGGGATTTATGCAGCGCCGATTTTTAAAGAGAAATGGTTCTCTTCAGGCATAAACCTTGATGTCTTCCAGAATGCTCCACTGGTACGTTTTAACCGGAAAGATGAATTGAGTAGAAAAATTCTTACTGAAATTTTTGGTGAGTTACCAAAATCAATCGCCGATCATTCAGGACTGACACGACCACCGGTGTTCTTTGTTCCCTCCACTGAGATTTATGCGCTCTTCGTTACAGATGGATTGTGTTGGGGAGTGTTGCCGGAACAGCAAAGCAAGCCCTTGGAATCTTCTGGTAAAATTGTCAATCTCAGCCCCGAAAATTACGTCGATGTAAATCTCTTCTGGCATAGCTGGACTTTGAAATCAGAAACCATGCAGTGCTATTCAAAGCATTTCATCACCCAGGCCAGAGAAGTGTTGCACAATTAA
- a CDS encoding DNA integrity scanning protein DisA nucleotide-binding domain protein — MKTKHHSQSFIGRCILDTLAGLREGLSRFSGNSRSAVIFCLNPGDPLLICDPQNLLRGYEPKLKDLYIDNQSWRDEDCQRYDRKLYNRIAPVENLQLDGLISYGGCSGAVYYQVWFTEHHPNMCSIGPTERWLEHTVLRFSHDMANESRLYTGISGSFLREYTTHAVRDYIVDQVNLRLGIDTHVRIYQALESVLGISKTPEEGAVPHGELIFVEPRLLHQLNMIAEFSSEQQPQLNHHKHIRKLLLSVEHSNNKLVSNGTRILGVCDQHLPEFCLVADFQGKLGYLRLNDDLVCSFEDGSFNSTTHRAKLFEVEEILLDYDLDTSVRNSLFQVVSALVHNAETNGFGCTLVVDLEDDYTGISGQLLTPPIDLQQPESLALAAGLSRTDGALHIRADQYLHAFACLLDGLSIPGEDRARGARYNSALRFTAIRNNSIVIVVSSDRPVSVIYRGVEARKRHPFTPADFCSLSTELLSTWLGSD; from the coding sequence ATGAAAACAAAGCACCATAGTCAATCATTTATAGGACGCTGCATTTTAGACACCCTGGCTGGCCTGCGAGAGGGGCTTTCCCGCTTTTCCGGAAACAGTCGCAGTGCTGTCATTTTCTGTCTTAATCCTGGGGATCCCCTGCTTATCTGCGATCCACAGAATTTACTTCGAGGGTATGAGCCCAAACTCAAAGATTTATATATAGATAATCAGAGTTGGAGGGACGAAGATTGCCAACGCTACGACCGCAAACTCTACAACCGCATAGCACCAGTTGAAAACCTGCAACTTGACGGCCTTATCAGTTATGGAGGCTGCTCGGGTGCTGTATACTATCAGGTCTGGTTCACCGAACACCATCCAAACATGTGCTCCATCGGCCCGACAGAGCGATGGCTCGAGCACACCGTTCTGCGCTTCTCTCATGATATGGCGAACGAGAGCCGCCTATATACTGGAATTTCAGGCAGTTTTCTCAGAGAATACACCACTCACGCGGTGAGAGATTACATTGTCGATCAGGTAAATCTGAGACTTGGGATAGATACCCACGTGCGGATCTATCAGGCACTAGAATCTGTACTCGGCATCTCAAAAACGCCGGAAGAAGGAGCTGTGCCACATGGAGAACTTATCTTCGTGGAACCACGACTCCTGCACCAGTTGAACATGATTGCCGAATTCAGCTCGGAGCAGCAACCACAATTAAACCATCATAAGCATATTCGCAAATTGCTGCTCTCTGTTGAGCACAGTAACAACAAGTTAGTCTCTAATGGCACCAGAATTCTTGGGGTTTGTGATCAGCATCTACCTGAATTCTGTCTTGTTGCCGATTTTCAGGGAAAACTTGGTTATCTGCGGCTCAATGACGACCTTGTTTGCAGCTTTGAAGATGGCAGCTTCAACTCCACCACTCATCGAGCTAAGCTTTTCGAAGTCGAGGAAATCCTGCTCGACTACGATCTTGACACCAGTGTCAGAAACAGCCTGTTCCAGGTTGTCTCGGCTCTGGTCCACAATGCCGAAACCAACGGTTTTGGCTGTACGCTTGTGGTCGATTTGGAAGATGACTACACAGGAATATCAGGGCAACTTCTCACGCCACCAATTGATCTTCAACAGCCAGAGAGCCTTGCCCTCGCTGCAGGCCTTTCCCGCACTGATGGAGCCCTGCATATACGTGCTGATCAGTATCTCCATGCCTTCGCCTGCCTTCTCGACGGCTTGAGCATCCCTGGAGAGGATAGAGCCCGCGGCGCCCGCTACAACTCTGCGCTCAGGTTTACTGCTATTAGAAATAATAGCATTGTAATAGTCGTCTCCTCAGATCGCCCGGTATCCGTTATATATAGAGGGGTTGAGGCTCGTAAACGCCACCCGTTCACGCCGGCTGACTTCTGCTCACTCTCTACTGAATTACTCAGCACCTGGCTTGGCAGTGACTAG
- a CDS encoding serine hydrolase — protein sequence MLFAAQGVRAEEDTYDIMYIWDSDLERVLDYKEQLQELLDEDISRGLKVVTKDKEYGVIYDANDSPRNVILSIARQGELLRKAGLDEAWAIKEKGYDRLYNVSYGLGPHLDSLKKLYTRVYVILGEQVGKDLFIEKTNSNNYILIYRRQGDRRSTMNVAKSHARMLKSRHIKTSITPENNNPIVYGESSLLDDTSNSSPEEVAEKGDDTQVTDAGEGATEKEVPESPIKPEEVEAAVNRIVSELSNKIIASRDQKSGESQPSETIVLESPEKEVQPQSPAKVNKPEKIVAITQTKTKKVYAVSSGTLVESNINQYIKELRRKGQIRGDERTGWMVYDLENDRSLVNINGDQQFQAASMIKPFVALAFFHQVKNGKIQYGPKSRRMLEAMIQRSSNTATNWAIRQVGGPAATERLLRNHYGSIFRNIVITEYIPASGRTYKNSAPPSDYIRFLRALWNVELPYSKEIRRIMALPKRDRLYYGTPIPRGTLVYNKTGSTAHLCGDMGIIVAKTRQGKRYPYAIIGVIEGSSRPANYGNWMLTRGNVIRKVSTIVYQDMKEKHNFM from the coding sequence ATGCTGTTCGCCGCTCAAGGTGTCCGTGCCGAGGAAGATACCTATGACATCATGTATATCTGGGATTCAGATCTGGAAAGGGTTCTCGATTACAAGGAGCAACTTCAGGAGTTGCTCGATGAAGACATCTCCCGGGGTCTGAAGGTTGTTACCAAAGACAAAGAGTATGGGGTGATCTACGATGCCAACGATTCCCCCAGAAATGTCATTTTAAGCATTGCCAGGCAGGGTGAGTTGCTCCGTAAGGCAGGTTTGGATGAGGCCTGGGCTATCAAGGAAAAGGGCTATGACCGGCTTTACAATGTCAGTTATGGTCTCGGTCCGCATCTGGACTCTCTGAAAAAACTCTATACTAGAGTGTATGTGATCCTTGGGGAACAGGTCGGTAAAGATCTCTTCATTGAGAAGACCAATTCAAACAATTACATTCTTATTTACAGACGGCAGGGTGATAGACGGTCCACCATGAATGTGGCGAAGAGTCACGCCAGAATGCTGAAAAGTCGTCATATAAAGACCTCAATTACCCCGGAAAATAACAATCCGATAGTCTATGGTGAGTCAAGCCTTCTTGATGATACTAGCAATTCTTCACCAGAAGAGGTGGCCGAGAAAGGAGATGATACGCAGGTAACGGACGCAGGTGAGGGTGCGACTGAAAAAGAAGTACCTGAATCGCCAATCAAGCCGGAGGAGGTCGAGGCAGCCGTAAACCGGATTGTCAGTGAACTTTCTAATAAAATTATTGCAAGCCGAGATCAGAAGTCCGGGGAGAGCCAACCGTCAGAGACGATCGTTCTGGAATCTCCTGAAAAAGAAGTACAGCCCCAGTCTCCTGCAAAGGTTAACAAACCTGAAAAAATCGTAGCCATCACTCAAACGAAGACTAAAAAAGTGTACGCAGTTTCGAGCGGAACACTGGTTGAATCGAATATTAATCAATATATCAAGGAGTTGCGGAGAAAGGGACAAATTCGAGGTGACGAGCGTACCGGCTGGATGGTTTATGATCTCGAAAATGATCGCAGTCTGGTCAATATCAATGGCGATCAGCAATTTCAGGCTGCCAGTATGATTAAACCGTTTGTTGCCCTGGCCTTCTTTCATCAGGTAAAGAACGGCAAAATACAATATGGACCAAAGAGTAGGCGGATGCTTGAGGCGATGATTCAGCGTAGCAGTAACACTGCTACAAACTGGGCAATTCGCCAGGTGGGAGGGCCTGCGGCAACAGAGCGTTTGCTGAGAAATCACTACGGATCGATATTTCGCAATATTGTTATCACTGAATATATTCCAGCCAGTGGCAGAACCTATAAAAACTCGGCACCGCCGTCAGATTACATACGTTTCCTAAGAGCGTTATGGAATGTGGAATTGCCATACAGTAAAGAAATCCGAAGAATTATGGCCCTGCCCAAACGTGACCGCCTCTATTATGGAACTCCGATTCCACGAGGAACACTGGTCTATAATAAGACAGGTTCAACAGCCCACCTTTGTGGGGATATGGGGATTATCGTCGCCAAAACCC
- a CDS encoding glycine zipper family protein: protein MKRTRIAILAIVISGLGLNSAQAGEKALNGMLIGAGSGAVLGQAIGRDTESTIAGTVVGSITGLVIGSSLDHGKTQYAHRRPPVKHVYYPPPRYKHKAKHHRPHYAPPKYKNCTKVVKVKNKHGHKKRVVTTTCYDRPHKARYHHHPVVYR from the coding sequence ATGAAAAGGACTCGAATAGCAATATTGGCAATCGTAATAAGCGGCCTTGGTCTCAATTCAGCCCAGGCAGGTGAAAAAGCATTAAACGGTATGCTCATCGGCGCTGGCAGTGGTGCAGTACTTGGCCAGGCTATAGGTCGGGATACAGAATCAACTATCGCCGGCACAGTTGTTGGCAGCATAACAGGCCTGGTAATAGGCAGTAGCCTTGATCATGGGAAAACACAATATGCGCACCGTAGGCCTCCTGTAAAACATGTCTATTATCCACCACCGAGATATAAACACAAAGCAAAGCATCATCGTCCCCATTATGCACCTCCGAAATATAAGAATTGCACCAAGGTGGTGAAAGTAAAAAACAAACATGGCCATAAAAAACGAGTGGTAACCACTACATGCTATGACAGACCTCACAAAGCACGATATCACCACCATCCGGTTGTCTATCGCTAA
- the era gene encoding GTPase Era — protein MFGKPVKSGMVAIVGPPNAGKSTLMNNLLGQKISIVTPKPQTTRNRILGVVNEDDYQVVLLDTPGLHKSRVPLNQEMVKIAMDSLSDVDVVLFLIDISLPMPEKLRKEKEKEFAEVMKQVKCPAIMVLNKVDLLEKERLLPMLETYSSLFPFKAVIPLSALRGDGTDILLNEILDLLPMGPRYFPEDIPTNATERFLVAEIIREKVFLQTGQEIPYSTAVTIESFKEDSEKKLVTIHATIVLERNSQKGIVIGKGGKKLKSIGTAARIDIEKLIGEKVLLKLWVKIKKKWSEDERFLKELGF, from the coding sequence ATGTTTGGAAAACCGGTTAAATCCGGAATGGTTGCTATCGTCGGCCCACCTAACGCGGGCAAATCCACGCTTATGAACAATCTGCTGGGGCAGAAGATTTCCATTGTAACGCCGAAGCCACAAACCACCCGTAACAGAATTCTTGGTGTGGTCAACGAGGATGATTATCAGGTTGTACTTCTTGATACTCCAGGCCTGCATAAGTCACGGGTGCCGCTTAATCAGGAGATGGTGAAGATTGCCATGGATTCCCTGAGCGATGTCGATGTTGTTCTCTTTCTTATTGATATATCCCTGCCAATGCCGGAAAAGCTGAGAAAGGAGAAGGAGAAAGAATTCGCAGAGGTTATGAAGCAGGTCAAGTGCCCGGCTATCATGGTGCTGAACAAAGTTGATCTGCTGGAAAAGGAACGATTGCTGCCTATGCTTGAAACCTATTCCTCACTTTTCCCTTTTAAGGCGGTTATCCCTCTTTCTGCTCTGCGAGGAGATGGTACAGATATCCTTTTGAATGAGATTCTCGATTTGCTGCCCATGGGGCCGCGTTATTTCCCTGAAGATATACCAACTAATGCCACTGAACGATTTTTGGTCGCGGAGATTATTCGTGAGAAGGTTTTCCTGCAGACTGGCCAGGAGATCCCTTATTCAACCGCGGTGACCATTGAGTCGTTTAAGGAAGATTCGGAGAAGAAACTGGTCACTATTCATGCTACCATTGTTCTTGAACGGAACTCCCAGAAAGGCATTGTGATAGGCAAGGGTGGTAAAAAGCTCAAATCAATAGGCACCGCTGCAAGAATTGACATAGAAAAGTTAATCGGTGAAAAGGTTCTGCTCAAGCTTTGGGTGAAAATTAAGAAGAAATGGTCCGAGGACGAAAGATTTCTTAAAGAGCTGGGATTTTAA
- a CDS encoding DUF523 domain-containing protein, with product MSGKTIAGEKVRILISACLTGEKVRYDGSDVEVDQALLEKISDQSVMIPCCPEMAGGLPVPRSPAEIRTDGEETGGKAVLAGIARVKTAQDVDVTEEFSKGAELALQVCEENGVQVAILTERSPSCGVTMIYDGTFSGAKISGVGVTTALLKENGVQVFSQNQLEDVLKHLTGL from the coding sequence ATGTCGGGTAAAACCATTGCTGGAGAAAAGGTCAGGATATTGATCAGTGCTTGTCTGACCGGTGAAAAGGTTCGCTATGATGGTTCTGATGTGGAGGTGGATCAGGCTCTACTGGAAAAAATATCAGATCAAAGTGTAATGATTCCCTGTTGTCCTGAAATGGCAGGTGGATTGCCCGTGCCGAGATCGCCAGCGGAAATCAGAACGGACGGTGAGGAGACAGGAGGTAAAGCAGTACTTGCAGGAATCGCCCGGGTTAAGACAGCTCAAGATGTTGATGTTACTGAGGAGTTCAGCAAGGGAGCTGAACTGGCCCTGCAAGTATGTGAGGAAAACGGGGTGCAGGTGGCTATTTTAACTGAAAGGAGTCCATCATGTGGGGTTACCATGATCTACGATGGTACATTCAGTGGTGCAAAAATATCTGGAGTGGGTGTAACGACAGCCTTACTGAAGGAAAACGGTGTTCAGGTCTTCAGTCAGAATCAACTTGAGGACGTTTTGAAACATCTGACAGGACTTTGA
- a CDS encoding LysE/ArgO family amino acid transporter — translation MNVFLQGMATGAGLIIAIGAQNAFVLTQGVRKQHNWAVATICSFCDAFFIFLGAAGVGTLVVQNPVIRNVAGCGGALFLVYYGYCSLRSAIAGNRLEKANDIYSSRWAVILATFSVTLLNPHMYLDTVVLLGGISGQFGAEGRYVFAAGACLASFIWFYTLSLGGVLLSPILNGKTAWRILDGLICITMWTIAFHLVPIRSLTAG, via the coding sequence ATGAATGTGTTTTTACAGGGTATGGCAACTGGTGCAGGTCTAATCATCGCCATCGGGGCCCAGAATGCTTTTGTGTTGACCCAAGGAGTACGTAAGCAGCATAACTGGGCTGTGGCAACTATTTGCAGCTTTTGCGATGCATTTTTCATCTTTTTAGGTGCAGCGGGAGTAGGGACTCTAGTAGTGCAAAATCCGGTTATACGAAATGTTGCAGGATGTGGTGGAGCACTATTCCTTGTATATTATGGTTATTGTTCGCTGCGCTCAGCGATTGCAGGCAACAGACTTGAGAAGGCAAATGATATCTACAGTTCCAGGTGGGCCGTGATATTGGCAACATTTTCAGTTACTTTGTTAAACCCTCATATGTACTTGGATACAGTTGTTCTTCTTGGAGGGATAAGTGGGCAGTTTGGTGCTGAGGGGCGGTACGTCTTTGCTGCGGGGGCGTGCCTGGCCTCCTTTATCTGGTTTTACACCTTAAGCCTTGGAGGTGTTTTGCTCTCGCCAATCTTAAATGGAAAAACAGCCTGGAGAATATTGGATGGTTTGATCTGCATTACCATGTGGACTATAGCATTTCATCTTGTGCCGATACGTTCCCTCACAGCAGGATAG
- a CDS encoding helix-turn-helix transcriptional regulator, with translation MTETQHQGVMAMVKIDGSKARQLREQKSLTQLYVATAVQVTTDTISRWENRRYPTIKRENALKLAEALEVALEEILETPPEPVPNGEEAESQQHSVNFQHEKERRTETVKQGVYVRWPILLLSSTIAALICLVGWVYFNMEDSPSVAVTAKRNLPAHCTPGQVFPVSIEVNVQSDEPLAFIVKEQLPDGFEAIQAAPALSSSGKKVNTLKWLQKGHGKHIFTYTAIMKDTTIEADEFSGGIAINKQSGASYSILGSDTIIVSDYHWADSNRDRVISDSEILTVYDQYGEVEVHGIDLDLIEEIWLGSGYTWNPDTQTYQILP, from the coding sequence ATGACCGAAACACAGCATCAGGGTGTCATGGCGATGGTAAAAATTGATGGCAGCAAAGCGAGACAACTCCGTGAGCAGAAATCTCTCACCCAGTTGTATGTAGCAACCGCCGTGCAAGTCACCACCGATACCATTTCCAGATGGGAAAATAGACGATACCCCACGATAAAGAGAGAGAACGCCCTTAAACTCGCCGAAGCTCTTGAAGTAGCTCTTGAGGAGATACTGGAAACACCGCCCGAACCGGTACCGAATGGCGAGGAAGCGGAATCACAACAACACAGTGTGAATTTCCAGCATGAAAAAGAGCGAAGGACCGAGACAGTCAAACAGGGTGTGTACGTTCGCTGGCCGATACTTCTGCTCTCCTCGACCATTGCTGCGCTTATTTGTCTGGTAGGCTGGGTTTACTTCAACATGGAGGATTCACCCTCAGTTGCTGTAACGGCCAAGAGAAACTTACCCGCTCATTGCACCCCGGGTCAGGTATTCCCTGTCAGCATTGAGGTAAACGTCCAATCAGACGAGCCTCTTGCCTTTATAGTAAAGGAGCAGCTACCCGACGGCTTTGAAGCTATTCAGGCCGCACCGGCACTGTCTAGTTCCGGTAAAAAGGTGAACACTCTCAAGTGGCTCCAGAAAGGTCACGGCAAACACATCTTCACATATACCGCCATAATGAAAGATACAACCATCGAAGCTGATGAGTTTTCAGGAGGCATCGCCATCAACAAACAATCCGGAGCTTCTTATTCCATCCTGGGGAGCGACACGATCATCGTAAGTGATTACCACTGGGCCGACAGCAACCGCGATCGGGTAATAAGCGATTCAGAGATCCTGACCGTATATGACCAGTACGGCGAAGTGGAAGTACACGGTATCGACCTCGATCTTATTGAAGAGATCTGGCTTGGCTCCGGATATACCTGGAACCCAGATACTCAAACCTACCAAATACTCCCGTAG
- a CDS encoding RNB domain-containing ribonuclease — protein sequence MIDSGKIIEYLDNGRFICALITEAQPKRVRLINQNGREVNLPASRIVHCSKMVLSPETSRDTLVKTLKEITDKRQELVDQISLKDIWELTIEEPSDTFDPDFLAELSFGQELNDDITAAFLRCVFLDKLYFKYKEGKLRAHSEDQVEQIRLQREREAQKAELIAKGAYTIREMMRHGKSSQETTRWQEECLKLLRDYYLFGNDADNADIARQILKEAELTRPHDAYHILVKAGVWNKNENIPLLRSNLSVSFSLPARQQAEGILQSRLEDLFNDTGRVDYTHLKPMTIDGATTLDFDDALSVEKKGDDYLVGIHISDVSHYVRPGDPLFQEAMKRGTSIYFPEGQIPMLPRHLSQGICSLIQGEIRATFSFMILMTAEAEVKRVRIHPSIIKVARRLTYEEVDRIIQSDEELKILNVLKRKLRERRLSQGALLLPFPDVNIFIDTASRVHVSLGRTDTPARTLVSEMMILANSEAARYISDRMVPGLFRSQPPLRQRIVHGEDDDLFLNIRQRKQLPRGELSTNANPHSGLGVSHYTTVTSPIRRLLDLVMQHQLNTITRRLEPCFTEDMCRDFSSIITRALSAANNVKQQRHRYWLIRYLQERKGQLVNALVIDSGPKRVTLVLTDILMDVDLASPSGYRPTPGTTIQLRVSKADPMDNTVRFDWP from the coding sequence ATGATCGATTCTGGAAAAATCATAGAGTATCTGGATAATGGACGATTTATCTGTGCCTTGATCACGGAGGCCCAGCCTAAGCGGGTCCGCCTGATCAATCAAAATGGCAGGGAAGTTAACCTGCCGGCTTCGCGCATCGTTCATTGCTCCAAAATGGTCCTATCTCCTGAAACCAGCCGTGACACCCTGGTGAAAACTCTTAAAGAAATTACCGATAAACGGCAGGAGCTTGTCGACCAAATTTCCCTCAAGGATATCTGGGAGCTCACGATAGAAGAGCCCTCTGACACTTTTGATCCGGATTTTCTCGCAGAACTCTCCTTCGGTCAGGAACTTAATGACGACATAACCGCTGCCTTTCTTCGCTGCGTTTTCCTTGATAAATTGTACTTCAAATATAAGGAAGGAAAGCTCCGGGCGCACAGCGAAGACCAGGTCGAGCAGATCCGCCTGCAGCGCGAGCGTGAAGCCCAGAAAGCAGAACTGATTGCCAAGGGTGCATACACTATACGCGAAATGATGCGTCATGGTAAATCGTCCCAGGAAACCACCCGCTGGCAGGAGGAATGCCTGAAACTCCTCAGGGATTACTACCTGTTTGGAAACGACGCCGATAATGCCGACATTGCCAGACAGATCTTAAAAGAAGCAGAACTCACCCGGCCACACGACGCTTACCATATTCTCGTTAAAGCCGGTGTGTGGAACAAAAATGAAAACATACCATTGCTCAGATCAAATTTGTCGGTAAGCTTCAGCCTGCCCGCCCGCCAACAAGCTGAAGGTATACTGCAAAGCCGACTCGAGGATCTTTTCAACGACACGGGACGGGTTGACTATACCCACCTGAAACCAATGACCATCGATGGGGCTACGACTCTCGATTTCGATGATGCCCTCAGTGTTGAAAAGAAAGGTGATGACTACCTGGTTGGAATTCATATATCAGATGTTTCACACTATGTTCGCCCCGGTGACCCTCTTTTTCAGGAAGCGATGAAACGCGGTACCTCCATCTACTTTCCTGAAGGGCAAATCCCAATGTTGCCCCGCCACCTCTCTCAGGGTATATGCAGCCTCATACAGGGAGAGATCAGGGCCACTTTCAGTTTCATGATTCTGATGACCGCTGAGGCAGAAGTCAAAAGAGTTCGCATTCACCCTTCAATCATTAAAGTTGCCAGGCGCCTCACCTACGAAGAAGTTGACAGGATTATACAATCCGATGAAGAGCTTAAAATACTTAATGTTCTCAAACGGAAACTACGTGAAAGAAGACTCTCCCAGGGGGCATTACTACTGCCTTTCCCTGATGTAAACATCTTCATAGACACGGCAAGCAGAGTTCATGTCAGCCTTGGTAGAACCGATACTCCTGCAAGAACACTTGTCTCGGAAATGATGATACTCGCCAATAGCGAGGCGGCGCGTTACATTTCCGATCGTATGGTACCCGGTTTGTTCCGCAGTCAACCACCTTTGAGACAGCGTATTGTACATGGTGAAGACGATGATTTGTTTTTAAATATCCGGCAGCGCAAGCAGCTTCCTCGAGGTGAGCTTTCCACCAACGCCAACCCTCACAGCGGGCTCGGTGTCTCCCATTATACAACGGTGACCTCACCAATACGCCGTCTTCTCGATCTGGTAATGCAACATCAGCTCAATACCATCACCAGAAGGCTCGAACCATGCTTTACCGAGGATATGTGCAGAGACTTCTCCTCAATTATCACCAGGGCCTTGTCAGCAGCCAACAACGTTAAACAGCAGAGACATCGTTATTGGTTGATCAGGTATTTGCAGGAGCGAAAAGGACAACTCGTCAATGCTCTTGTTATCGACTCCGGTCCCAAAAGGGTCACCCTTGTTCTTACAGATATCCTGATGGATGTTGATCTTGCTTCACCTTCTGGTTACAGGCCAACACCTGGAACCACTATTCAGTTGAGAGTGAGTAAGGCTGATCCGATGGATAACACGGTTCGATTTGATTGGCCCTAG
- the rpmB gene encoding 50S ribosomal protein L28, translating to MAKVCEVCGKGPVTGNNVSHAHNKTRRRWLPNLKQVRMVTANGGVKRARVCTRCIRSGSVVKPA from the coding sequence ATGGCCAAAGTATGTGAAGTTTGTGGAAAAGGACCAGTAACCGGTAACAATGTATCACACGCCCATAACAAGACCAGAAGGCGTTGGTTGCCTAATCTTAAGCAGGTCCGTATGGTAACTGCTAACGGTGGTGTTAAGCGCGCTCGTGTTTGTACCCGTTGTATTCGTTCAGGGTCTGTTGTAAAACCAGCCTGA